In the Chroococcidiopsis sp. SAG 2025 genome, one interval contains:
- the lepB gene encoding signal peptidase I, which produces MPKRNPQQPKPDNVWIEGLKTVGLSLFLAFGIRAGVAQSFFIPSGSMEPTLEVDDRLMVDKLSYRFQAPQRGDIVVFQPPPAAISACGLPSNSHDSFIKRIVGLPGERVAVKAGQVYINDRPLAESYIASKPDYERPVRVIPPNSYLVLGDNRNNSCDGHEWGFVKRDRIIGKAIVRFYPFDRIGIFTRDLK; this is translated from the coding sequence ATGCCTAAGCGGAATCCTCAGCAGCCAAAGCCAGATAATGTGTGGATCGAGGGACTGAAAACTGTAGGTCTGAGCTTGTTTTTAGCCTTTGGAATTCGTGCTGGTGTCGCCCAGTCTTTTTTTATTCCTTCTGGGTCAATGGAACCAACACTAGAAGTTGACGATCGCTTGATGGTAGATAAACTCAGCTACCGCTTCCAAGCACCCCAAAGAGGTGACATCGTAGTGTTTCAACCACCTCCTGCTGCAATCTCTGCGTGTGGATTGCCATCTAACTCGCATGACTCGTTTATTAAGCGAATCGTTGGACTTCCTGGGGAACGAGTGGCAGTGAAAGCGGGACAAGTGTATATCAACGATCGCCCTCTAGCAGAAAGCTATATTGCCAGCAAACCAGACTACGAGCGCCCGGTTCGAGTTATCCCGCCGAATTCTTATTTGGTACTAGGAGACAATCGCAACAATAGCTGCGACGGACACGAATGGGGCTTTGTAAAACGCGATCGGATCATTGGTAAGGCGATCGTCCGTTTCTATCCTTTCGATCGCATTGGTATTTTTACTCGCGATCTTAAGTAG
- a CDS encoding long-chain fatty acid--CoA ligase, with the protein MSHNRPSNFYFNLTERERSNLKRTVDYSSVQSLPEIWAIAVKKFGDTVALHDPHVQPETTFTYSQLYQHIQIFAAGLQALGVTAGDRVGLVADNSPRWLIADQGILTAGGVDVVRSSQAEKQELLYILEHSGSTTLVIEDRKTLSKVRDGLDKLPIQLVVLLSDEILEETGSLKIMNFSQLMAVGENQPLQLVVQNRDTLATLMYTSGTTGKPKGVMLSHGNLLHQVTSFGAVVQPEIGDRILSILPVWHCYERSVEYFLLSQGCTQIYTNIRHVKADLKTFKPRLMVGVPRLWESIYEGVQKQFRDQPVKKQRLIYSLLNISQRYIKARRIVRGLALDNLYPSPLQRLQAGIQTAVLAPIHNLADRLVYKQVREATGGRIRQVISGGGSLAMHLENFFEIVGVEILVGYGLTETSPVTHVRRPWRNLRGSSGLPMAGTEAKIVDPETRQTLPPMQRGLVLIRGPQVMQGYYKNPEATAKAINPEGWFDTGDLGLVTPANDIVLTGRAKDTIVLSNGENIEPQPIEDACLRSPYIDQIMLVGQDQRSLGALIVPNLEALQQWAVSQNLQLNLPQEERGVRSEERGKESISDSRTGGFPNPPLPTIDLNHPAIQNLFRQELTREVKDRPGYRPDDRISTYRLILEPFSIENGMLTQTLKIRRPVVMERYHDMIDGMFR; encoded by the coding sequence ATGTCGCACAACCGCCCCTCTAACTTCTATTTCAACCTAACCGAGCGAGAACGCTCGAATTTAAAACGCACGGTCGATTATTCCAGCGTGCAGTCACTACCAGAAATTTGGGCGATCGCTGTCAAAAAATTCGGTGATACCGTGGCGCTGCACGATCCCCACGTCCAACCAGAGACAACTTTTACCTACAGTCAGTTGTACCAGCACATTCAAATCTTTGCCGCAGGGTTGCAAGCGCTAGGGGTAACAGCAGGCGATCGAGTGGGGCTAGTCGCAGATAATAGTCCGCGCTGGCTGATTGCCGACCAGGGAATATTAACGGCTGGGGGAGTGGATGTCGTGCGTAGCTCCCAAGCGGAAAAACAAGAATTACTATACATCTTGGAACATAGCGGTAGTACAACACTGGTAATAGAAGACCGCAAGACTTTAAGTAAAGTGCGCGATGGCTTAGACAAACTTCCAATTCAGTTGGTGGTGTTGCTGTCAGACGAAATCTTAGAGGAAACTGGCTCGCTCAAAATTATGAATTTCTCTCAACTGATGGCAGTGGGAGAAAACCAACCACTCCAACTAGTGGTGCAGAATCGGGATACTCTTGCCACTCTGATGTACACTTCTGGGACGACAGGTAAACCTAAAGGTGTAATGCTGTCTCACGGAAATTTGCTGCATCAAGTTACGTCATTTGGCGCAGTCGTACAACCAGAAATTGGCGATCGCATTCTCAGTATCTTACCTGTCTGGCACTGTTACGAGCGGAGTGTCGAATATTTCCTCCTTTCTCAAGGTTGTACGCAGATATACACGAATATTCGTCACGTTAAAGCAGACTTAAAAACATTCAAACCTCGCCTCATGGTAGGCGTTCCTCGGTTGTGGGAATCGATTTACGAAGGGGTGCAAAAACAGTTCCGCGACCAACCCGTTAAAAAACAACGTCTGATCTATTCCCTGTTGAATATTAGCCAACGTTATATAAAAGCACGGCGAATTGTTCGAGGTTTAGCATTAGATAACCTTTATCCTTCTCCATTGCAACGCCTGCAAGCTGGGATTCAAACCGCAGTTTTAGCACCGATTCACAATCTTGCCGATCGTTTAGTCTACAAACAGGTACGAGAAGCAACGGGAGGACGAATTAGACAGGTGATTAGCGGTGGTGGTTCCCTTGCCATGCACCTCGAAAACTTTTTTGAAATTGTTGGTGTCGAAATTTTAGTAGGATACGGTTTAACCGAAACCTCTCCCGTGACCCACGTTCGTCGCCCTTGGCGCAATCTACGCGGTTCCTCTGGGTTGCCAATGGCAGGCACGGAAGCCAAAATCGTCGATCCTGAAACTCGCCAAACCCTACCACCGATGCAGCGCGGCTTGGTCTTGATCCGAGGACCCCAGGTGATGCAGGGTTACTACAAAAACCCAGAGGCGACAGCCAAAGCGATCAATCCTGAAGGTTGGTTCGATACTGGCGATTTAGGTCTAGTTACGCCAGCAAATGACATTGTATTAACAGGCAGGGCAAAAGATACGATTGTCTTGTCTAACGGTGAAAATATCGAACCGCAGCCAATCGAAGATGCCTGTCTGCGCAGTCCTTACATCGACCAAATTATGCTAGTCGGACAAGACCAGCGATCGCTCGGAGCCTTAATTGTCCCTAATCTAGAAGCATTGCAGCAGTGGGCAGTCTCTCAGAATTTGCAGTTGAATTTACCACAAGAGGAGCGAGGAGTGAGGAGCGAGGAGCGAGGAAAAGAAAGTATTTCCGATTCCCGTACGGGCGGGTTTCCAAACCCGCCCCTACCGACAATCGATCTCAACCACCCAGCCATCCAAAACTTATTCCGCCAAGAGTTAACGCGGGAAGTCAAAGACCGTCCAGGGTATCGTCCCGACGATCGCATCAGTACATATCGGCTGATTTTAGAGCCATTTTCGATTGAGAATGGAATGTTAACCCAAACCTTAAAAATTCGCCGACCCGTTGTCATGGAGCGCTATCACGATATGATTGACGGGATGTTTAGGTAA
- a CDS encoding YlqD family protein produces MDAANPQQMLLKRPINVKAVVTPRWKDEVQQQLQAQINAVDQQLQQLERQGQRAIAEIQKQSIQPPGPETRQQIESIQLQVNEKKSELLEQKNQSLQNLQQVQLLEMNQEVSQFQLEGIFSVQPGDNLIAKLQVEILLRDGIVEEIRGEI; encoded by the coding sequence ATGGATGCCGCAAACCCTCAACAGATGTTGTTAAAGCGCCCGATCAACGTCAAAGCAGTTGTGACTCCCCGTTGGAAAGATGAAGTCCAGCAGCAGCTACAAGCACAAATTAACGCCGTTGACCAGCAATTGCAACAATTAGAAAGACAAGGACAACGGGCGATCGCCGAGATCCAAAAACAAAGCATACAGCCTCCAGGTCCAGAAACTCGCCAGCAGATCGAAAGCATTCAACTGCAAGTCAACGAGAAAAAAAGCGAACTGTTGGAGCAAAAAAACCAGAGTTTGCAGAACCTTCAGCAGGTGCAACTGCTCGAAATGAATCAAGAAGTCAGCCAATTTCAATTAGAAGGGATCTTCAGCGTCCAGCCAGGGGACAACCTGATCGCCAAACTCCAAGTTGAAATTCTGTTGCGTGATGGAATTGTAGAAGAAATTCGCGGTGAAATTTAA
- a CDS encoding response regulator, with product MTAKRILVVDNEPYIQEVAQICLEMVAGWQVSTASSGSECLLKAAAEQPDAILLDVMMPEMDGLTTYKELQANQATKHIPVIFLTAKVQPADRRRYALLGMKDAIAKPFDPLQLASQVATTLGWN from the coding sequence ATGACAGCCAAACGCATATTAGTAGTTGACAACGAACCATATATCCAAGAGGTTGCCCAAATTTGCTTGGAGATGGTAGCGGGTTGGCAAGTTAGCACGGCTAGTTCTGGTAGCGAGTGTTTGCTCAAAGCCGCAGCCGAACAACCCGATGCTATCCTCCTTGATGTGATGATGCCTGAGATGGATGGATTAACAACTTATAAAGAGTTGCAGGCAAACCAAGCAACAAAACATATTCCCGTGATTTTCTTAACTGCCAAGGTACAACCAGCCGATCGCCGCCGCTACGCTCTATTAGGTATGAAAGATGCGATCGCCAAACCCTTCGATCCGCTTCAGCTAGCCTCTCAAGTCGCTACTACTTTGGGCTGGAATTAA
- a CDS encoding D-alanyl-D-alanine carboxypeptidase, producing the protein MLDLISSGLVGFWLGVAGIHPEASAAWELLALQTAPALVLNSAPDGVAMTTLQQYLQGLKTKGIASPEQGIWIQSGPLLLSENNGRVPLPAASLTKIATSLAALKTWRPNHRFQTLISATGPIQKGVLEGDLIVTGGGDPLFVWEEAIALGNSLNRLGISRVTGNLVVTGNFAMNYQSDPLKAGELLKQGLDASTWKAAAKMQYSTLPPGTPKPRVAIAGTVQVAAIANPKQILLLRHHSLSLAEILKEMNVYSNNEMAQMLGQMLGGAPSVRQIAATTAGVPDSEILLDNTSGLGMENQISPRAACAMFMAVQRELLPYKLSVADLFPVSGRDRRGTLELRHVPAGAVVKTGTLNEVSALAGVLPTRDRGLVWFVIINRGWQIESLRAGQDKFLQNLLHKWHASPVIPTAIAPHAIDVTPTPLGAASRNEILYKG; encoded by the coding sequence ATGTTAGATCTGATTAGCTCGGGGTTAGTTGGTTTTTGGCTAGGTGTGGCAGGGATACACCCTGAAGCATCAGCAGCATGGGAATTATTAGCGCTACAAACTGCTCCGGCACTAGTGCTGAACTCAGCACCGGATGGCGTAGCGATGACAACCTTGCAGCAGTATTTACAAGGGTTGAAAACCAAAGGAATAGCCAGCCCCGAGCAGGGAATTTGGATACAGTCGGGACCATTATTACTGAGCGAAAATAACGGTCGAGTTCCCTTACCGGCTGCCTCGCTGACAAAAATAGCTACATCCCTAGCTGCTTTAAAAACTTGGCGACCAAATCACCGCTTCCAAACGCTGATTAGTGCCACAGGACCGATTCAAAAAGGAGTTTTAGAGGGAGATTTAATCGTTACAGGCGGAGGAGATCCGCTGTTTGTTTGGGAGGAAGCGATCGCCCTGGGTAACAGTCTGAATCGATTGGGAATTTCTCGCGTTACAGGCAATTTGGTAGTGACTGGTAATTTTGCCATGAACTATCAATCCGATCCCCTCAAGGCTGGAGAACTGCTCAAACAAGGACTGGATGCCTCTACCTGGAAAGCTGCTGCCAAAATGCAATACTCTACCTTACCCCCAGGTACGCCAAAACCGCGTGTCGCGATCGCCGGAACCGTACAAGTCGCGGCGATCGCCAATCCCAAGCAAATCTTATTACTACGTCATCATTCTTTATCTTTGGCAGAAATTCTGAAGGAAATGAATGTTTACAGTAATAACGAAATGGCGCAGATGTTAGGGCAAATGTTAGGTGGAGCGCCAAGCGTGCGCCAAATAGCGGCAACAACCGCTGGAGTGCCAGACTCAGAAATTTTGCTGGATAATACTTCTGGACTAGGGATGGAAAATCAAATTTCTCCCAGGGCAGCTTGTGCAATGTTTATGGCAGTACAACGAGAATTACTTCCCTATAAGCTGAGCGTTGCCGACTTGTTCCCCGTGTCGGGACGCGATCGCCGAGGTACGCTAGAACTACGCCACGTCCCTGCGGGTGCTGTCGTCAAAACCGGAACCTTGAACGAAGTTAGCGCCTTAGCAGGAGTTTTGCCCACCCGCGATCGCGGTTTGGTTTGGTTTGTCATTATCAATAGAGGATGGCAGATTGAAAGTCTGCGCGCAGGACAAGACAAATTCCTGCAAAATCTCCTCCACAAATGGCACGCCTCCCCCGTCATTCCTACCGCGATCGCTCCCCACGCGATCGACGTTACCCCTACTCCCCTGGGTGCAGCGAGTCGAAACGAAATTTTGTACAAGGGATGA
- a CDS encoding response regulator — MRILVVEDDEFIANALDLVLSEQNYAVEIAADGESGWELVQAYEYDLILLDVMLPKLDGIELCRRVRSHGYKMPILLLTGRDSSHDKAIGLDAGADDYLVKPFDQEELFARVRALLRRGNTSVSPVLEWGELRLDPSSCEVTYSGRSLQLTPKEYALLELFLRNNRRVFSCSAILDRVWSFDKTPGEEAVRTQIKGLRQKLKAVGAPADSIETVYGIGYRLKSPSVNKLTLPSSEEPSEQTRQQTLTALAGVWERFQGRVNEQVTLLEQATTQILPAQLTIEQRHHAEQAAHTLAGSLGTFGFAAGSQLARKIERSLRAKKPMSQTETKHLRELVAALRRSIELTPPELTTPVTVKQELPQLLIFNSDRHLAEPLIEEAGVWGIQAEIATHIESARKAIALSPPQVVLLDLDGNTADSLALLVELKHRYPSLPVLVHSNQDNLMMRLEVARCGGHAFLPKPVPPAQVLQAVTQLLPKEATAAKVMVVDDDPQILATLRSLLEPWGLRTICIEDPRRFWETLEASAPDLLILDINMPHFSGLELCQIVRQDSHWCGLPILFLTAYSDANTVNQVFAVGADDFVSKPIVGPELVNRIMNRLDRIELLRNLAEIDPLTGVANRHKSTQDLERLLNLAKRHHQPLCLVVLDIDRFKLVNDTCGHAVGDAVLRQLGQWLLHSLRREDIVARWGGEEFICGLYGMTSQDGVQRLTDISIGWQQQQSTHPQCNIPITFSAGIAHYPEHGADLETLYRVADKALYRAKKNGRGRVVASKETVTSHSPMTNNQ, encoded by the coding sequence ATGCGCATTTTAGTTGTAGAGGATGACGAGTTTATCGCTAATGCCCTAGATCTGGTCCTATCCGAGCAAAATTATGCTGTAGAAATAGCAGCCGATGGCGAATCAGGGTGGGAACTAGTTCAAGCTTACGAATATGACCTGATCCTGTTAGATGTCATGTTGCCAAAGTTGGACGGAATTGAACTGTGCCGTCGCGTGCGATCGCATGGTTACAAAATGCCAATTTTGTTGCTGACCGGACGAGATAGCAGTCACGATAAGGCAATCGGCTTAGATGCTGGTGCAGATGATTATCTTGTCAAACCGTTTGACCAAGAAGAATTATTTGCCCGCGTGCGAGCTTTATTGCGGCGTGGAAATACAAGTGTTTCGCCAGTATTAGAGTGGGGAGAGCTACGACTCGACCCGAGTAGTTGTGAAGTGACTTATAGCGGGCGATCGCTACAATTGACTCCCAAAGAGTACGCCTTGCTAGAACTGTTTTTACGGAACAATCGCCGGGTTTTCAGTTGCAGCGCCATTTTGGATCGTGTTTGGTCGTTTGATAAAACTCCAGGGGAAGAAGCCGTAAGGACGCAAATTAAAGGACTGCGGCAGAAATTAAAAGCAGTTGGCGCACCGGCAGATTCGATCGAAACCGTCTACGGGATCGGCTATCGTCTCAAGTCGCCATCGGTCAATAAACTCACACTACCATCATCTGAAGAGCCAAGCGAGCAGACGCGACAACAAACTCTTACGGCTTTAGCAGGAGTATGGGAGCGATTTCAGGGTAGGGTAAACGAGCAGGTAACGCTATTAGAACAAGCTACTACTCAAATCTTGCCAGCTCAACTGACGATAGAGCAACGTCACCATGCAGAACAAGCTGCTCACACTTTAGCAGGTTCTTTAGGGACTTTTGGTTTTGCCGCAGGTTCGCAACTAGCACGGAAAATCGAACGTAGTTTGCGAGCCAAAAAGCCGATGAGTCAAACAGAAACAAAGCATTTGCGAGAACTCGTAGCGGCTTTACGCCGCTCGATAGAACTAACTCCTCCCGAGCTGACAACACCTGTCACAGTTAAACAAGAGTTGCCGCAATTGTTAATTTTCAATAGCGATCGCCATTTAGCAGAGCCATTGATCGAAGAAGCGGGAGTGTGGGGCATTCAAGCAGAAATAGCCACTCACATAGAATCAGCTAGGAAAGCGATCGCTTTATCGCCACCCCAAGTCGTATTACTCGATCTTGATGGCAATACAGCAGACAGCTTAGCACTCCTAGTCGAACTCAAACATCGCTATCCCTCCTTGCCCGTTCTCGTTCATAGCAATCAAGATAATTTGATGATGCGACTAGAAGTCGCCCGTTGTGGCGGACATGCCTTTTTACCCAAGCCCGTACCGCCAGCCCAAGTTTTACAGGCAGTCACCCAATTGCTACCAAAGGAAGCGACAGCAGCTAAGGTGATGGTAGTGGATGACGATCCTCAGATCCTTGCTACCCTACGCAGCCTGCTGGAACCGTGGGGCTTGAGGACGATTTGTATCGAAGATCCTCGCCGTTTTTGGGAAACTCTAGAAGCCTCAGCCCCAGATTTGCTCATTTTAGATATCAATATGCCCCATTTCAGCGGCTTAGAGCTGTGTCAGATCGTGCGCCAAGATTCGCACTGGTGCGGATTGCCAATTTTATTTCTGACTGCCTACAGCGATGCCAATACGGTAAATCAAGTGTTTGCAGTTGGGGCGGATGATTTTGTCAGCAAGCCGATTGTAGGACCGGAACTCGTAAACCGAATCATGAATCGGCTCGACCGGATCGAACTTTTGCGCAACTTAGCAGAAATTGACCCGCTGACGGGAGTTGCTAATCGTCATAAATCTACTCAAGACTTAGAACGCTTGCTAAATCTAGCAAAGCGGCATCATCAGCCCCTCTGTTTGGTAGTTTTAGATATCGATCGCTTTAAGCTAGTCAACGATACCTGCGGTCATGCAGTGGGCGATGCGGTGTTACGTCAGCTGGGACAGTGGTTACTGCATTCGTTGCGTCGAGAAGATATAGTAGCTCGTTGGGGTGGTGAAGAATTCATCTGCGGTTTGTACGGCATGACCAGCCAAGACGGAGTACAGCGATTGACAGATATCTCGATCGGATGGCAGCAACAGCAGTCTACACACCCCCAATGCAACATACCCATCACCTTTAGCGCTGGAATTGCCCATTACCCGGAACACGGTGCAGATCTAGAAACTTTGTATCGTGTGGCAGATAAAGCTCTTTATCGCGCCAAGAAAAATGGGCGCGGGCGTGTGGTTGCATCTAAGGAGACAGTGACCAGCCACTCACCAATGACCAACAACCAATGA
- a CDS encoding dihydrolipoamide acetyltransferase family protein codes for MTLHEVFMPALSSTMTEGKIVSWVKSPGDKVEKGETVLVVESDKADMDVESFYEGYFATILVPAGEAAPVGATIALIAETEAEIAIAQQQAQSGNQTTSAPAATTSPGQTADVGNTTPTPTPVSTVAAESQVESRNGASRTDGRIIASPRARKLAKDLKVDLNTLKGSGPYGRIVAEDVEAFAGKTTAPSVPAQPQVTTPSVAPTPQPAATPAPVSTVAGSVQPLTTLQNAVVRNMVASLQAPDFRVGYTITTDALDKLYKQIKSKGVTMTALLAKAVAVSLQKHPLVNASYSEQGIVYHPNINIAVAVAMDDGGLITPVLQNADRLDIYSLSRNWKSLVDRARAKQLQPEEYNSGTFTLSNLGMFGVDRFDAILPPGQGAILAIGASRPQVVATSDGMLGVRQQMQVNMTSDHRIIYGAHAAAFLQDLAKLIETNAQSLTM; via the coding sequence ATGACTCTACACGAAGTTTTCATGCCCGCTCTCAGTTCTACAATGACCGAAGGCAAAATTGTCTCTTGGGTCAAATCGCCTGGTGACAAGGTAGAAAAAGGCGAAACAGTCCTAGTGGTTGAGTCCGATAAGGCAGACATGGATGTGGAATCCTTTTATGAAGGATACTTTGCTACCATCCTCGTCCCAGCCGGAGAAGCTGCCCCTGTAGGAGCTACAATCGCCTTAATTGCCGAAACAGAAGCAGAAATTGCGATCGCGCAACAACAAGCGCAGTCGGGAAATCAAACAACTTCAGCACCTGCTGCTACAACTTCCCCAGGACAAACGGCTGATGTAGGGAATACAACCCCTACCCCAACTCCTGTCAGCACGGTTGCAGCTGAATCCCAAGTTGAGTCTCGAAATGGTGCAAGTCGTACTGATGGGCGAATTATCGCTTCACCCCGCGCTCGCAAGTTAGCGAAGGATTTAAAGGTCGATCTGAATACTCTTAAAGGTAGCGGTCCTTACGGTCGAATTGTAGCGGAGGATGTGGAAGCTTTTGCTGGCAAGACTACAGCCCCATCGGTTCCAGCCCAACCTCAAGTAACGACTCCCAGTGTAGCCCCAACGCCTCAACCAGCTGCTACCCCTGCCCCTGTAAGTACCGTTGCTGGCTCCGTGCAGCCCCTCACCACACTACAAAATGCTGTGGTACGGAATATGGTTGCTAGCCTGCAAGCACCTGATTTTCGGGTGGGTTATACCATTACTACCGATGCACTGGATAAGCTTTACAAGCAAATTAAGTCCAAGGGCGTAACAATGACAGCTTTATTAGCTAAAGCTGTAGCGGTGTCACTACAAAAGCATCCCTTGGTGAATGCTAGTTACTCAGAACAGGGAATTGTCTATCACCCCAACATCAATATTGCTGTGGCTGTAGCAATGGATGACGGTGGCTTAATTACTCCAGTGCTGCAAAATGCCGATCGATTAGATATTTATTCCCTGTCCCGCAATTGGAAGTCTTTAGTAGACCGTGCCAGAGCCAAGCAGTTGCAACCAGAAGAATACAACAGCGGCACGTTTACACTGTCAAATTTAGGGATGTTTGGCGTAGACCGTTTCGATGCCATTTTACCCCCAGGACAAGGAGCAATTTTGGCGATCGGTGCGTCGCGTCCCCAGGTTGTGGCTACATCTGATGGAATGTTGGGCGTGCGCCAGCAAATGCAGGTCAATATGACCAGCGACCACCGGATTATTTACGGCGCTCATGCAGCAGCGTTCTTGCAAGATTTGGCGAAGTTAATTGAAACGAACGCTCAGTCTTTGACAATGTAG
- a CDS encoding NYN domain-containing protein encodes MTFYQEITQDEVLDRSKILTRHMKKEINPYEEANTHPNGELLDTFSRGRVAIFIDGSSLFYAALQLGIEIDYTKLLCLLTAEAPLLRAFFYTGVDPINDKQQGFLLWMRRNGYRVVSKDLIQFPDGSKKAKLDVEIAVDMMTLAGCYNTAVLVSGNGDLAYAVDAVSYQGVRVEVVSLRSMTSDSLINVADLYIDLAGIKEQIQKIFPSE; translated from the coding sequence ATGACTTTTTATCAAGAGATAACACAAGATGAAGTTCTCGATCGCAGCAAAATCTTGACCAGACATATGAAGAAAGAGATCAACCCCTACGAGGAGGCTAACACACACCCTAACGGTGAGCTATTAGATACCTTCAGTCGGGGTCGAGTCGCTATTTTTATCGATGGCTCTAGCCTCTTCTATGCTGCTTTACAACTGGGAATTGAAATAGACTATACTAAACTGCTGTGCTTGTTAACAGCAGAAGCCCCTCTCTTACGTGCTTTCTTCTACACGGGTGTCGATCCGATCAACGATAAACAACAAGGTTTTTTACTTTGGATGCGTCGTAATGGTTATCGCGTCGTTAGTAAAGACTTAATTCAATTTCCTGACGGTTCTAAAAAAGCAAAGTTAGATGTAGAAATAGCCGTTGATATGATGACCCTAGCTGGCTGTTATAATACAGCCGTTTTAGTTAGTGGAAATGGAGATCTTGCCTATGCAGTTGATGCAGTTTCTTATCAAGGTGTACGTGTAGAGGTCGTCAGTCTTCGGTCTATGACTAGTGATAGTCTGATCAATGTTGCCGATCTCTACATCGATTTAGCTGGGATTAAAGAGCAGATTCAAAAAATATTTCCTTCTGAGTAA
- a CDS encoding malic enzyme-like NAD(P)-binding protein encodes MVNPTPNSSFSLTLRLQIPNRVGMLASVTQAIASCGGTLGQIDLVERTRSQAIRDLTVDASSTEQAEAIVQAVRALPEIEVINVYDRTFNLHRGGKISVISRLPLKSQDDLAMAYTPGVGRVCLAIARDPEQVYNLTIKQNTVAIVTDGSAVLELGNLGAAGALPVMEGKATIFKEFAGINAFPICLATQDTQAIIATVKKIVPVFGGIDLEDIAAPHCFEIEQRLRQELDIPVFHGNQQGTAIAALAALINALKLVNKSLAEVRIVINGAGAAGVAIARLLKNAGAVHILLCDSKGILSTHRQDLTAQKQEFAVSQMGTLAGALVGTDIFIGVSAPGILTRDMVRSMAKNPIVMAMANPVPEIQPELVAEDVAVMATGRSDYPNQIDNILAFPGVFRGALDCRATKITTMMSLEAAQAIASLVTSTELNREYIIPSIFDARVVPTVAAAVQRAARQEGIARC; translated from the coding sequence ATGGTTAACCCAACTCCAAATTCTAGTTTTAGCTTGACGCTGCGCTTGCAGATTCCCAATCGCGTTGGGATGTTGGCTAGCGTGACTCAAGCGATCGCCTCTTGTGGTGGAACTCTCGGTCAAATTGATTTGGTGGAACGCACGCGATCGCAGGCAATTCGCGATCTGACTGTAGATGCTTCTAGCACGGAACAGGCTGAGGCGATCGTGCAGGCAGTACGGGCATTACCAGAAATTGAAGTGATTAATGTCTACGATCGCACTTTTAATTTACATCGGGGCGGCAAAATCTCCGTTATCAGCAGACTTCCGCTCAAAAGTCAAGATGATTTGGCAATGGCATACACGCCAGGAGTGGGGCGAGTTTGTTTGGCGATCGCCCGTGACCCAGAACAAGTCTACAATCTGACGATCAAACAAAACACTGTAGCGATCGTCACTGATGGGAGTGCAGTTTTAGAGTTGGGGAATCTGGGGGCGGCGGGAGCATTACCTGTAATGGAAGGCAAAGCCACGATCTTTAAAGAATTTGCTGGAATTAATGCTTTTCCAATTTGTTTGGCGACTCAGGATACACAAGCAATTATCGCTACTGTGAAAAAAATTGTCCCCGTATTTGGTGGCATAGACTTGGAAGATATTGCTGCCCCGCACTGCTTTGAGATCGAACAACGGCTGCGGCAAGAATTAGATATTCCCGTGTTTCACGGCAACCAGCAGGGGACAGCGATCGCGGCGCTGGCGGCGCTGATCAATGCTCTAAAGTTAGTTAACAAGTCACTAGCGGAAGTGAGGATTGTTATTAACGGTGCAGGGGCGGCGGGAGTCGCGATCGCGCGTCTTTTGAAAAACGCTGGTGCTGTCCATATTTTGCTGTGCGATTCTAAAGGTATTCTTTCCACCCACCGCCAAGATTTAACTGCTCAAAAGCAAGAATTTGCTGTCAGTCAAATGGGAACTTTGGCAGGTGCTTTAGTCGGTACTGACATATTTATCGGTGTTAGCGCCCCAGGTATATTAACGCGAGATATGGTGCGATCGATGGCAAAAAATCCAATTGTGATGGCGATGGCAAATCCCGTCCCTGAAATACAGCCAGAACTTGTGGCTGAGGATGTTGCAGTCATGGCAACGGGACGCAGCGACTACCCAAATCAGATCGATAACATTCTGGCATTTCCTGGGGTATTTCGCGGGGCTTTAGACTGTCGCGCCACGAAAATAACTACCATGATGTCTTTAGAAGCAGCACAGGCGATCGCCTCTTTGGTAACATCCACAGAACTCAACCGCGAATATATAATTCCCTCTATTTTTGACGCTAGAGTTGTTCCTACTGTAGCTGCAGCTGTGCAACGCGCTGCTCGTCAGGAGGGAATTGCACGGTGTTAA